One genomic region from Prunus persica cultivar Lovell chromosome G3, Prunus_persica_NCBIv2, whole genome shotgun sequence encodes:
- the LOC18781932 gene encoding UDP-glycosyltransferase 82A1: protein MGNMKCIKRSNSIIILVPYPAQGHVTPMLKLASAFLSHGFKSVLVTPDHIHNQIVPKVEQNDKILCMPIPDGLDKDAPRDFFAIEKAMENTMPGHLESLVHQLDHHQDGDQVVCIVADLLASWAIDVANRCGVPSAGFWPAMLATYRLITAIPDMVRTGLISDTGFPKQLGGVCLPNQPMLSSEDLPWLIGTPASRKARFKFWKRTLDRSKTLPWLLVNSFPNEYCTNGEQQLDHHQLVKMNTQAQQPLVFPIGPLSKHTTIKNPSFWEEDTSCLTWLDKQNPNSVIYISFGSWVSPIGEAKVRSLALALEALGKPFLWVLGSSWLGGLPNGYLERVSRQGKVVSWAPQLEVLQHKAVGFYLAHCGWNSTMEAIQCQKPLLCYPVAGDQFVNCAYIVKVWRIGVKLIGFGQKDVEEGLKKVAEDAEMSNRLRKLNERTMGDEANLRAVANLSAFIDDQLKILTLGFSSNGVHDYDL from the exons atgggaaaCATGAAGTGCATAAAGAGGTCCAATTCCATCATCATCTTGGTTCCCTATCCAGCACAAGGACATGTCACTCCCATGCTTAAATTAGCCTCAGCCTTCCTCAGCCATGGCTTCAAGTCAGTGCTGGTCACACCAGACCACATTCACAACCAGATTGTCCCAAAGGTTGAACAAAACGACAAGATTTTGTGCATGCCAATCCCAGATGGACTGGACAAGGACGCCCCAAGGGACTTCTTTGCCATTGAGAAGGCCATGGAGAACACCATGCCAGGCCATCTGGAGAGCCTTGTTCATCAACTTGATCATCATCAGGATGGTGATCAAGTGGTTTGTATAGTTGCTGATTTGTTGGCTTCGTGGGCCATAGATGTAGCCAATCGCTGTGGTGTACCTTCTGCTGGGTTTTGGCCTGCGATGCTTGCCACATATCGCTTGATCACTGCCATACCAGACATGGTCAGGACAGGTCTCATTTCTGATACAG GATTTCCAAAGCAACTCGGTGGTGTATGCTTACCTAATCAACCTATGCTCTCTAGTGAAGATCTTCCCTGGTTGATTGGCACCCCAGCTTCAAGAAAAGCAAGattcaaattttggaaaagaacCTTGGATCGATCAAAAACTCTTCCATGGCTCCTTGTAAATTCTTTTCCAAATGAATATTGCACCAATGGTGAACAACAACTTGATCATCATCAATTGGTCAAGATGAACACTCAAGCCCAACAACCACTGGTTTTCCCAATTGGTCCTCTGAGCAAGCACACAACAATCAAGAACCCTAGCTTTTGGGAAGAAGACACAAGCTGCTTAACTTGGCTAGACAAGCAAAACCCTAACAGTGTAATTTACATATCTTTTGGAAGTTGGGTAAGCCCCATTGGAGAGGCTAAGGTGAGAAGCTTGGCATTGGCACTTGAAGCTTTGGGGAAGCCATTCCTTTGGGTGCTTGGGTCTTCATGGCTTGGAGGGCTACCAAATGGGTACTTAGAGAGAGTGTCAAGGCAAGGCAAAGTTGTTTCATGGGCCCCACAATTGGAGGTCTTGCAACACAAAGCTGTAGGGTTTTATCTCGCACATTGTGGCTGGAACTCAACAATGGAGGCCATCCAGTGCCAAAAACCCCTTTTGTGCTATCCAGTGGCTGGGGACCAATTTGTAAATTGTGCCTACATTGTCAAAGTTTGGAGAATTGGGGTGAAATTAATTGGGTTTGGGCAAAAGGATGTGGAGGAAGGATTGAAAAAGGTGGCGGAGGATGCTGAGATGAGCAACAGGTTGAGGAAGCTAAATGAAAGGACCATGGGAGATGAGGCTAATTTGAGAGCTGTGGCTAATCTCTCTGCCTTCATTGATGATCAACTTAAGATATTAACACTAGGGTTTTCCTCTAATGGTGTTCATGATTATGATTTATAG
- the LOC18782083 gene encoding 60S ribosomal protein L27 produces MVKFLKPNKAIIILQGRYAGRKAVIVRAFDDGTRDRPYGHCLVAGIKKYPSKVIRKDSAKKTAKKSRVKPFVKLVNYQHLMPTRYTLDVDLKDVVNVEAFATKDKKVTALKETKKRFEERFKTGKNRWFFTKLRF; encoded by the coding sequence ATGGTTAAGTTTCTGAAGCCAAACAAGGCCATCATCATCCTCCAGGGCCGCTACGCCGGACGCAAGGCCGTGATCGTTCGCGCCTTCGACGACGGCACTCGCGATCGTCCCTATGGCCACTGTTTGGTTGCGGGGATAAAGAAGTATCCCAGCAAGGTTATCCGCAAGGACTCGGCGAAGAAGACTGCCAAGAAATCCAGGGTAAAGCCCTTCGTCAAGCTCGTGAACTACCAGCACCTCATGCCCACTCGCTACACCCTGGATGTGGATCTCAAGGACGTCGTTAACGTTGAAGCTTTTGCGACCAAGGACAAGAAGGTGACTGCATTGAAGGAGACTAAGAAGCGCTTCGAGGAGCGGTTCAAGACCGGGAAGAACAGGTGGTTCTTCACCAAGCTCAGGTTCTGA